One Anas platyrhynchos isolate ZD024472 breed Pekin duck chromosome 10, IASCAAS_PekinDuck_T2T, whole genome shotgun sequence genomic window carries:
- the TSC22D3 gene encoding TSC22 domain family protein 3 isoform X1, with the protein MSSSPGEECRSPVGLDCCSCCLDLANRSGPEEGAGGENNNPGSPTVSSFRQLQEQLVRKNLNTDKLSSIMRQDSLEPVVRDPCYLFNQGICNRNIDQTLLSILLLFHSASGASVVAIDNKIEQAMDLVKNHLMYAVREEVEVLKEQIKELLEKNSQLERENSLLKTLASPEQLEKFQSRLPAEVLCPQEQSPGAAPSAPQAGGSAV; encoded by the exons ATGTCCTCGTCGCCCGGCGAGGAGTGCCGCTCGCCCGTGGGGCTggactgctgcagctgctgcctggacTTGGCCAACCGGAGCGGCCCGgaggagggggccgggggcgaGAACAACAACCCGGGCAGCCCCACCGTCAGCAGCTTccggcagctgcaggagcagctggtcCGCAAGAACCTCAACACCGACAAGCTGAGCTCCATCATGCGCCAGGACTCGCTGGAGCCCGTGGTGCGGGACCCCTGCTACCTCTTCAACCAGGGCATCTGCAACAGGAACATCGACCAGACCCTGCTCTCCATCCTGCTGCTCTTCCACAG TGCCTCCGGAGCCAGCGTGGTGGCCATCGACAACAAGATTGAGCAGGCAATG GACCTTGTGAAAAACCATCTGATGTACGCGGTgcgggaggaggtggaggtgctgAAGGAGCAAATCAAGGAACTGTTGGAGAAAAACTCCCAGCTGGAGCGCGAGAACAGCCTCCTGAAGACCCTGGCCAGCCCCGAGCAGCTGGAGAAATTCCAGTCGCGGCTCCCCGCCGAGGTGCTGTGCCcgcaggagcagagccctggggcGGCCCCCTCGGCCCCGCAGGCGGGGGGCTCTGCGGTGTAA
- the TSC22D3 gene encoding TSC22 domain family protein 3 isoform X2 — MSTGVYQSPMEVAVYQLHNFSISFFSSLLGGDVVSVKLDNSASGASVVAIDNKIEQAMDLVKNHLMYAVREEVEVLKEQIKELLEKNSQLERENSLLKTLASPEQLEKFQSRLPAEVLCPQEQSPGAAPSAPQAGGSAV, encoded by the exons ATGAGCACCGGCGTGTACCAGTCCCCCATGGAGGTGGCTGTGTACCAGCTCCACAACTTCTCcatctccttcttctcctctctgcTGGGGGGGGACGTGGTCTCCGTGAAGCTGGACAACAG TGCCTCCGGAGCCAGCGTGGTGGCCATCGACAACAAGATTGAGCAGGCAATG GACCTTGTGAAAAACCATCTGATGTACGCGGTgcgggaggaggtggaggtgctgAAGGAGCAAATCAAGGAACTGTTGGAGAAAAACTCCCAGCTGGAGCGCGAGAACAGCCTCCTGAAGACCCTGGCCAGCCCCGAGCAGCTGGAGAAATTCCAGTCGCGGCTCCCCGCCGAGGTGCTGTGCCcgcaggagcagagccctggggcGGCCCCCTCGGCCCCGCAGGCGGGGGGCTCTGCGGTGTAA